The Pichia kudriavzevii chromosome 3, complete sequence nucleotide sequence GGGAATTGGATGTTCCATGTGTTTGAGGCGTATCTGAGTAAATACTTATCACTGGCAGCAATGGAGGAATAAAGCTGGGGAGAGGTTCGGGCATATGTGGCCATCAACTCTGTGTTTTCCACTGTTGGTGTGTCATAACAGAGTCTGGGCATGTGGGGAGATTTTCGAGCGTGTCTGTCTATGTTGAACCGACAAAACCCTCTCTTTTGGCAATCTCTCCAAGTGTTTTGTCCAATACGGGGAAGCTTCTCCAAACAGACtctttttgataaattatGTCAAACTGAAACAacacttgaaaaatgatgGCATTCACTACCAAAAGGGAAAACTGAggagattgaaaaaaaaaactaacAGGCGCAACATCAATGGTTGTCATGGCATGGCACTGGTTCTGTTGTGGACACGGTACCGAAAATCCAATTGAGAATACCAACCGTTTTCTCCACCCCCTTGAAATACCAAATCTGAATTAATAGCCCACAATGGTAAAACTATGCAGCGTTTGTTTAAAATTGtctgcttttttttttagccAATTTCAATATGTGTTTGTTGATCATTGGTTTATCCCTATTTTAGACCCTTTTGTCTTTCCTTATCTCCACCAAGTCTTCAACAATGAAATCGATCAAGTGTGTGGTTGTCGGTGACGGTGCCGTTGGTAAGACCTCCTTATTAATCTCCTACACTACCAACCAGTTTCCTGAGGATTACGTTCCTACGGTTTTTGACAACTATAGTGCCAATGTGATGGTAGGTGATGAGAAAATTACCATTAACTTATGGGATACTGCTGGGCAAGAGGAATACGACAAGTTGAGACCACTATCTTATACCCAGACAGATATattcttgatttgtttCTCTGTTGTTGAGCCTACGTCTTTTGAGAATGTCAAGAATAAGTGGATTCCAGAAATCAGACACCATACACCAAAGGAGACCCAGATTCTTCTAGTCGGTACAAAGTCTGATTTGAGAGACGAGCCACATTGTCTTGACGAGCTTGACGAACAAGGTCTGAAGCCGATCTCCGAGAAGGAGGCGAGAGATTTTGCAAAGGCATTCGGTATGGTGGGTTACTTGGAATGTTCTGCAGCGTCTCAGAAGGGTGTCAGAGAGGTTTTCGATTGTGCTATAAAGAGCGTCATCACCGAAGACGAGCCTGCTGAAAACGCTCCACAACAAGCAGCTTCTCAGCAAGGACAACAAGGACAACAAGTACAACAAGGACAACAACAGCAGAATCCTCCAAAGCAACAACCTACCGAGACATCGGCGGCCCAGAATGCAGAGGCAAAGTCGGCTGCAAAGGTGCAACAAAAACCGGCCAAGCCAGTTGCATCTAGTGCTCCAAAGACTTATATTCCGGCAAAGAAATCgaaaaaatccaagaagTGTACTATTTTATAGACTCCAACTTGAAGCCAAGGGAATACAACCAACCTCATTTATACATTCAATTCACGTTTCTGCTTCTTACTTACTCTAGATTTCTCCTTTGCCTCTAACTTTCCCCTAACAAGGTCTACTTTTTTACTTGACTGTTTATTTAAATGTCTGGCTACCGCCATTGTATGTACTTACATAGATACGGATGCAATAGATCTATAATCCTAACATCTTGGCCCTGTCAGGATGAACGCCATTCTCATCAACAGCAGCCtcaccttcaccttcatTACCTTTGCTTTTTTCGGcctttttatcttttt carries:
- a CDS encoding uncharacterized protein (PKUD0C09920; similar to Saccharomyces cerevisiae YNL180C (RHO5); ancestral locus Anc_2.75) — encoded protein: MKSIKCVVVGDGAVGKTSLLISYTTNQFPEDYVPTVFDNYSANVMVGDEKITINLWDTAGQEEYDKLRPLSYTQTDIFLICFSVVEPTSFENVKNKWIPEIRHHTPKETQILLVGTKSDLRDEPHCLDELDEQGLKPISEKEARDFAKAFGMVGYLECSAASQKGVREVFDCAIKSVITEDEPAENAPQQAASQQGQQGQQVQQGQQQQNPPKQQPTETSAAQNAEAKSAAKVQQKPAKPVASSAPKTYIPAKKSKKSKKCTIL